A region from the Sulfurimonas sp. genome encodes:
- a CDS encoding rhodanese-like domain-containing protein, producing the protein MTKIIISILVTLTFSLTASAYDQAKAESFNKFYSNFTHNACANSKLFIEAEEVIQKIVKKESYVLLDVRTKAEKSIAAISEKNSLDIELKDLFKKENLDKLPKDKTIFLVCHSGTRAVLAAPGLLQLGFKNIHIVKGGFVAIANAANPKNTFTK; encoded by the coding sequence ATGACAAAAATCATCATTTCTATTTTAGTAACATTAACTTTCTCACTAACAGCATCTGCATATGATCAAGCAAAAGCCGAGTCTTTCAATAAGTTTTATTCAAACTTTACTCATAATGCGTGTGCAAACTCAAAACTTTTTATCGAAGCAGAAGAGGTTATTCAAAAAATAGTTAAAAAAGAAAGCTATGTACTATTAGATGTGAGAACTAAAGCTGAAAAATCAATAGCAGCTATCAGTGAGAAAAATAGCTTAGATATCGAGCTGAAAGATCTGTTTAAAAAAGAAAATTTAGATAAATTACCAAAAGATAAAACAATTTTTCTTGTTTGTCACAGCGGGACTAGAGCTGTTTTAGCAGCTCCTGGACTATTACAGCTTGGATTTAAAAATATTCACATTGTTAAAGGCGGATTTGTAGCCATAGCTAATGCAG